The region caaacaaaaaccaaacaacaacaacaacaaaacagaaaatgatgaCATCATCACTTCTAATATCAGGCCTACACCCACATTTATTTACATCAGGTTGTATTTGATTTAGGAAAGACTCCTAGGAACTAGGATAAAAAGTTCACAAAAGGACCACTCTTGGACACACATAAATTTTAGAAGTGTCCTTGAGGTTTTATATTGTACATACATTGCTTTTAGAATCAGGCCAACATTAGGGAGGCAAATAATATTTCAAGTCTCATATATTTCATGGACAGGAATGAAACTCTCAGTTACAGAAAACACCTTAACAGGTAGAACAAGGGGCTCTAAACTTGTTCTGGTCCATGTTTGGAACTTACTCAGTAAACAGAATCTCCGGTGCTGAGAATCATTaattctactcttgtttaaggagggatttagaaaggaaaaaaagagacttGATCTGTGTGTGAGAAGCTGGTCCCCTGCCAGGCCATAGATGGCCCTTTGGGAAGATGGAAAACAGGGAGGAGATACAGGGAGCTCCATACACAGAAACTTAGTTGTTCATTTTCTCACTTCATATCCTTCTTCTCGTAATTAAACCCTAATTAAGCTTGAAATAACTTCTGAGCAAAATAGATGGAGTAATTGTGAAGAGAGAGGGAAGCTGTACTTCAGGGACCGGGGCTCTGCAGAGGCCTTCCTTCCCCCGACACCGTGACAACTTGAAACGTGAAGTCTGCAATTCCTGATAGAAGCCAAGAGCCCACAAATCCTGAAGTACAAATACAACCTGGCAAGCATCACCTACCCAGAGCTGCCCCAGATCCTGTCTGCACCACAGAGGTTAAGGTGAGTACATGGAGGTAAGGTCTGTGATCCCCTCAGCTGTGCCATGGAGAGTTTCATAAAAGCAGAAAACTCTCTGACTAATCCAGGGAGCAGTTGAGAGGCTCTGTGATCACCAGAACCCCTACTTTCCTTCTGGCCCCAAGAAGGCTGGTTCTGGCACCAGAAAGATCAAAGGAGACTAGTTCCTGGAGACACAGAGATGGAACAGAAATGCTGAGGTATCATTATCCATCCTCAGGCTAAAGTATCATGACAGGGTCTGACTGAGCCTTTGCCTGAGGCTACCTGTCAAAATGAATCAATAAGAAACATAAGATTTTCAGATGTCTGTCAAACACTGGAGAAGATCACTCCTATAATGTCAGCACTAGAGAGACTTGTCAAGGGAATTGTTCAGGGCTAGCCTTGTTTACAGAGGGACACTCTCCCTGAAAAATTACttgataaatgaaagaaaataaaatccttctTTCAGGTGTAAGTTTGCCAGCACTGTGACTCCAACAGTGTCACTAGTGTGTGTAACATTTACACTTTTCTCTTTTGATGCATTTTCACTTTTCTAATATTGGCATAGTTTTACAATAGCCTTCTAACTCCCAGTTTGAAGGTTTTCTGTCTGTATCCATCTTTAAAGGCTCTGGATTTTATCACATACTATTATAATACTTGTCTTAAATTCAGTCATTATATGCCTGGCTGGTGAAGAATACAACACTCAGTGTAACAGTTACCATTGCCTTCTTGAGAACTGCTGCTATTTAGGATCCAGGCTATGAACGAGTGCACTCTGAAACAGCTCATCTTAAGTTTATCCCATGCTAAGCAGCAAAGAACAACAATCTTTTAGTTTTGTCTGTTTGCCtgcctgcttgtttcttttagAGAAAACCAGAATGTGTGGATGTAACCTACCTCAGGCTCTTAGGGGTTAGACTCATCCTGGCATCACCTGTCAATCTAAACACAAGTTCATCCCGCcttttaaattcatttccttTAGCATTTCCCAAATGATGTGGAAGATGAGACACCTCCTCCTCTACTGACAGTGACTTCAGTAGAAAGGAATCAGTTATTAGAAGATCAGAGCCTGGTCTAAATATGACTTGAAGcttggaaaagggaagagaggacaAGAAAAGTGGGAATCCCCATGgaagcaaaaattaaagaaatggaaaattgttaatattttttattagtaCTTGGGATTTTGACAGACTCCAATCACTAACAAAACACTTAATGTTTTAATTCTAAATATGTCAGTGAATGCTGATACACTTTCTATTAATATGTGGAGCATATTTCATTTGTACAAATATTTAGATGGTATTGTGATTTCTAGGATTCATAGATACAGACAATAATTGCCACTTTGCTAGAGGAGCAGTAATAACTGACATTTTTAGAGTCATGAGGCCACCTGGACACAAACCTCAGACAAGGCTATGTTGATGAAGACATAGACATTTAAAGCAATCCTGTGAGTTTACCAGGAAGGAACAGAGGCATGGCAAGTTCTCAGTACACACAAACTCATGCATCCATTCTAATGTTCAGATTCCTCATATACTAGAAAAGCTGTCCAGAGCTCACCACAAATCCCTGAGAAATGAGAATGGAGCTCCAGAACTTGAAGAATAGCATCCTTCCTGAGTCCAAGTTCTGGAATCAGCTCGGTCTGGTGTATAAAAAACCAGTCTGCCAGACAAACAAGTTGGAGGAAAAGCAGGCTGCAAAATCAGCTGACATAATAGCTGCTCAAAAGGCCCCACAGAAGCAAATGACACCATGAACTTTTAGTGGAATCCCTGCTCACACCAGTTGCCCCCACGTACTTTGCTATGTGCAGTTGAAATTGAGGACTTGTAACTTTTGGCAGTATATAACACCCCATTAATCCAATTCTTAGGTTTACCTCACCAGCATCCCCTGGTCCAGAGCTGTTCTATGCTCCCTTACATGTCCTGGTGACTCACTGGGGTTCCAGATGCTCTGCAGTCATTCACTAGGATCATAGTgacttctgttttctcctcttctaGAAAGCAACACAAGTTTTCTGTTAGACATCATCCCTAACTGCAGACTGGTAGTTACATAAAAAATTTCAGGTTATATTTCGATGATTCAGCTTTATCTGTAAGGCTTTATCTAAAACGGCTCCACAATTGGACTTGACATTgagaactaatttttaaaaataactagtaAACATTTATATGGAgtaaaatcaacataaaaattttaaaaatattgggaTATATCTCAACTGACCTTCTGAAAAAAATGTTGGGATGTAGAAATTGAAGTTATAAAGCTTTGAAGCCAAATGCAAATCCAGTAATTGTTACATTAATTAAGATGCAAATAGGAAAGGAGCCTGTGTCTTTGGAAACTGGGTTGGGAAGTAtaataaaatgaggaaaaaagaagaaatttggtTGGAGAAATTTACAGTTCAATTCAGGATGCTGAGAGTTAACTAGGATAATCTGTACATGTAGACAGACAGCAAACAGACACCAAATACACACTTGAACAAGTCGCTTTTGCCTTTACAGAGCTTAAACATATCTCCTTTAaaagttaagtttttttttttcccagttactAAGCTCCCCTGTCAGAGCACACACATAACCCAGAGTccacagggaagaggaggagctcAGGGCCCCAGTGTACAGCAGCACATGTGTCCATCACTGACTCTCGTACCCTAGAAAATGTTATTATGTGAAATGTTTTTCAGATAAATGTCTAGCATTACTGATGCTTTTTTGAAAAACTCTTTCtatccaggaagaaagaaatgcccttgaaatatattaaagaaataattttcttcttcatgACTGTGGTTGGCATGCTGGGAAACATTTCTGTTTCAGTGAATTATATGATCAGTTGGTGCGGAGGGCCTGAGAAGAAACCCATACACCTTATTCTCATTCACTTGGCCTTTGCAAACTTCCTTATCCTTTTTTCGAAAGGATTGCCAAACACAATGGTAGCTCTTGGTTTGAGAAACTTCCTAGATGACATAGTATGTAAGATCCTCATTTACCTGCAGAGGGTGGCCCGTGGGGTCTCCATCTGCACCAGCGGTCTCCTCACTGTGGTCCAGGCCATCATCATCAGTCCCAGAGCATCTGGGTGGAGGAGGCTCAGACCAAAGTCTGCATGGCACATCCTTCCATTCTTTTCAGTCTTTTGGATACTCAGTGCTTTAATAAGTGTGAACCTAATCTGTTCTGCCACAAGTATAAACCTGAATATATCACAGTTTAAGAGTGAAGACAACTATTGCTATTTTATACTAGAAAATCAGCAAACAAAATGGATTGCTCTCCCTCTCATGGTCCTGAGAGATGCTGTGTTTCAGGGAGCCGTGGGAGGCGCCAGTGGCTACATGGTACTTCTTCTCCACAAGCACCACCAGCATGTCCTCTACCTCCAGAACTCAAAGCTTCTCTACAGAACTCCCCCTGAGCTGAGAGCTGCTCAGAGTGTCCTTCTTCTGATGCTCTGTTTTGGTTTCTTCTATTGGGCTGACTGTGCTTTTTCTCTAATTATAAGTCTCTCTTTAGTGAACAATTCCTTGTTggtaaatattcaaaaatttttGGTCCTTGGTTATGCAACTTTCAGCCCCATTGTGTTGATTCAGAGGGATGGACTTCTGCCTGAGTGTTGGCATGCTTGGCGGgagaaattgagaaaatatctctcTAATTTTTCTATTCAATGAGTGTGAAGAGCTCTCAGTTCCATAATATTGTGGGTAAGATAAAAATCTCACAAAGCAGGTCAGGCATGTGTTTATTCTCAATCTTCCTGGTGACTCACAGCCttgagctgagagagagagatcttagtAAATAACAGTGATAAATGAAACCTCATTCtccacttttcttctcttttaaaggaatttttaaaaacttttctacATTTGAATTGCATGCAGATTTTCCTGCATTATGTCTGTGTAGCAATCCATGCCTGGTTCCTGTAAAGGGTAGAAGAGGTCATCCAACGCCCTGTGACTGACTGGAGTTAGAGAGGTTGATCTCAACCAAAGTGTGGTGGCTAGgaattgatcctgggtcctctggaagacaagctaGTGCTCTCAACTATGGAGTCATGTCTCCAGCACAAAGAAAATGGTCTTAATTATATTTAGTAAAACTGGTTTTACTGTCACCATGACTGGAAGCACACAAATGAATTTGgtaaatttttatcaattttaatcAACTTTATTCCAAGAAATTCCATATCTTATACCTGATATTCTGCTTGCTAAATGTTAGTAATATGATGCTATTTGGGGTTCTTCAAAGTGTTTGTATGTTTCCATGtttagaaaatgttttacagAATTCTGAAAAAATGATATGAACTACATCACTTCACAGAATCCAATGCACCAGTCACAGAGAGTAAATGTGCTGAAATGTTTCGTTGGTGTTATATTCATGAAGGTTTTCTGCAAGAATAAAGATTGTAGATATGGGATAAGCTGGATAAGGTatatgtagagagctgtgtggagccgcacctgatggcgatgtgtagagagctgcgtggagccgcactgatggtgctggcttccgccctccgcgatcccgaaagcgagtgctctctataataatcaactcctaatatggctaaggcctgacttatgctattatcacttaatgatcgtcagctgcttgcatatgcgtggacctatggacagtgcccacgtggcaatccggggttggcggcccgtgccttttaagggctgggagaggtttgcccgaggggagagggagagaaagggagagagggagagagagggggagagggagagagagagagagaaagggaaagagaaagaagctgtAAATAAgatcctgaataaactgcttgcaagaagagctccggtgttgtgtCTTACTTGCTGGCCAAGGTGGGCGCGACAGGTATACACAGTAAAGTTTCATTTATATCCATCTATAGTTTCTATGTTAATTACAAAATATGGATTTGCCTTTCTGTAAGAGTAATAAGTAGTGAGATTGAAGAAGTTGAAGCTTGTTTGCAGCTGTTCTTTGTCAATGCCCTGTTTGTTCCCCACAACACTATCCAGCTGTTTGTCAACAAAGAGCTGCAAAAGGATCTGATTCTACTTTCATTTAAATAAGGGATTCACTACTTGATTTCTTAAATTGGACACACACAATAAGATATTGACATGGTTCTAAGACTCTGATAAACCCATTCTGAATAATTCTAATTGATATAATCATTGGAACAAAAATTGCAGAATCACTAGAGGTAGGTTTATGTCGTCTTTAAAAAAAGCGCTCTGTCATATATTACTAAACCCTTGTAACATTTTGGGAGCATCATGGCTCTACTTTGCAGTGATgtgtaaatttttatattttgcttggTTGCACTGTATATACAAAACATTTAAGTAAGTGATGTGTACTGTATTGTTCTATAGATTATTAAATAGCTTGTTCTTCTGATATAAGGatgtatttgtatgcatgtatctgtATGAGTGTATGCCACATTTGTGTATGTACCCAcatagaccagaagaggacattgagtCCCAGGGAACTAGAGTTACATGTTGTCATTTTTAGGATTTCAGCACGAGTTGGGACCTTTATGGGTCCCATGAGGTTGAGGACCACACAAGAGCGACGTTAGTGGCTGGTGGGTAGGTCCAAACCTCAGCAGGTGACAAATATACCATAGAGACAGAgtttgagtgtggagtttattgaaAAACGgctagaaggaagggaaggggagagggagaaagaaagaggagagagagagagagagagagagagagagagagagagagagagagagagagagaggagaggggggtagagcttgtctcttaaaaggacctTTCGCACCTGTATACAgactaggaccctgggctggcctggGTACTGCCTGGTTACATCCTGCCAGATGACAGGGCAGGGCAGCATAATACCTGCATCCTAATATTCCTGTCTTTTCCTTGTTAAAAAAGGTGAGGAAATTAAAGGGAATAGCATGTGGGACAGGGATAGGGACACCaggttctcaagactgcttcctgctgatttgtggGTGTTGAAATCTTGGGAGACCTaagaaagctggggtgctggcaTCATCCTAGGGTATCTGGTTGTTTCACTGCtctccaggctctgtggaactgtccggtgtctcttggacctggtgAGGtattggcagagcagaggacaaggctaagtttaggaaaaaaaatctttaggtcCTGGTCATTGAGGGGGAGGGTATGAGGACCAGGGAAAGGTGGGGAGTTGTAGGCTGTTAGGGCCCGGTAATTGAGTGAGTGAGGGAGGGGTGCATCTGACCTGTTTGAGGTGAATCCTCCAAGttggctccctggaacttacaagaattatttgagtttgtgaaaacgtGAGTTTTAGGCacattaacatttcctaatataacagtagcataatgaaagagaaatatgGAACAGGTTTTATTCTTTAAAGCATCTCAGATCACTTGCCTTTTTCAATTACCTAAGCTTCCAATCCTCATAACTTCATAACTTGCATTACATACTTTAGAACACTTTCTTAAATCCTCAAACACCCTTAATCctcacatcttaagctttgtaTTTTTACACGTGACCCTAAAAAGCACCCGTTCCTTTCCCATCACGATGACATCACCTTAACATTCAGgagaaatctgttttgtgagtttatttCTTATCTGAGCCTGGCAATGAGATAATTTGTGTCTAGACTTAGTATTGGATCTAGAAGAGTGAGGCCTGTGACCTGAATTTTACAGAGAGCACTGAGAAGGGAACTGGCAAAGCTACCAGTCATCAAACTCCATCACGGAACTTGAGGAGGATAAATTTTACCTGAGTCAATAGTTTTAAAATGACAGACTTACTTGATTGGCTACCTGGGCAGCCACCCCAGGTCCTCCATGGTCGTTGAGGTCAGGTCTTAGGGCAACATTCATCTTTTGGTTGGCAATACAGGCCCTCACAAGCTTTAGAAGATTCTGTGGATTAGAAGTTTGTAGGAAGACTAAACTTCCCCTGAGCAATATGAGGAAGTTGATTCCAGTGTCCCATCGTCCACATCTGAAGAGGCTTGCAGCAGTTGAGGTGAAAGGCAGTACGCCCAATGGCTGGCACTTTCACTTGATGAAGTGAGTTACAGGTGGAAGCTTTTTGTATCCATTTATGTTCTTCAGAGGAAGTAGGGGTTGCTGccaggagccaacctgtctctcttATGAAAAGCCTGAATTAAACATCTAGATGCCAAATTCTGCAGATTTCTGAGCATCTGAGTGCTGTCTATTGGGTATGTATTTGGGTATATATGAGTTATGTCTA is a window of Chionomys nivalis chromosome 13, mChiNiv1.1, whole genome shotgun sequence DNA encoding:
- the LOC130885665 gene encoding vomeronasal type-1 receptor 4-like; this encodes MPLKYIKEIIFFFMTVVGMLGNISVSVNYMISWCGGPEKKPIHLILIHLAFANFLILFSKGLPNTMVALGLRNFLDDIVCKILIYLQRVARGVSICTSGLLTVVQAIIISPRASGWRRLRPKSAWHILPFFSVFWILSALISVNLICSATSINLNISQFKSEDNYCYFILENQQTKWIALPLMVLRDAVFQGAVGGASGYMVLLLHKHHQHVLYLQNSKLLYRTPPELRAAQSVLLLMLCFGFFYWADCAFSLIISLSLVNNSLLVNIQKFLVLGYATFSPIVLIQRDGLLPECWHAWREKLRKYLSNFSIQ